From Candidatus Binatia bacterium, one genomic window encodes:
- a CDS encoding type II toxin-antitoxin system prevent-host-death family antitoxin: MAKTYPIYEAKAKLSAILREVKRGRLVTISERGEPIAVIAPVKRDRDLESRLLELERAGAIQRASAPLTQIRPICRRSGAVRRFLETRE, translated from the coding sequence ATGGCGAAGACGTATCCCATTTACGAGGCGAAGGCGAAGCTGAGCGCGATCCTGCGGGAGGTCAAGCGCGGACGGTTGGTTACTATCTCCGAGCGGGGCGAGCCGATCGCGGTGATCGCGCCGGTCAAACGGGATCGTGATCTCGAATCGCGATTGCTGGAACTCGAGCGGGCCGGTGCGATCCAGCGGGCGTCCGCTCCGCTGACCCAGATCCGCCCAATCTGCCGCAGGTCGGGGGCCGTGCGGAGGTTCCTGGAGACGCGCGAGTGA